The proteins below come from a single Bryobacter aggregatus MPL3 genomic window:
- a CDS encoding anti-sigma factor — protein sequence MSLENLDPLDQDVLYELFTLGLLEPEQMAEIRARLESGDAVTVAGLQRAASLTSSFAYLAPEARAPKQLRRRLMLAAGAQERGIGWRWIVGLAAVCATLLVICLNIRQDVERRETQIAELRRQLSDRDRLVAQAKDYYDFLRQPATISVKFGDGQPAPPRGHVFVNRDRGVLLFASNLPAMPAGQVFEMWLVPKQGAPIPAGVFRGENGDGVHLRPGALDPASIAAIAVTLEPESGSATPTMPILLAAPLQAE from the coding sequence ATGTCGCTTGAAAATCTCGATCCGCTCGATCAGGACGTTCTCTACGAACTCTTTACGTTGGGTCTGCTGGAACCGGAGCAAATGGCCGAAATCCGTGCGCGTCTGGAATCGGGAGATGCCGTGACGGTGGCGGGTTTGCAGCGGGCCGCTTCGCTGACAAGTTCATTCGCCTATCTTGCGCCGGAAGCAAGGGCGCCGAAACAACTGCGCCGTCGTCTCATGCTGGCGGCAGGTGCGCAGGAACGCGGCATCGGATGGCGGTGGATTGTCGGCCTGGCTGCTGTCTGTGCCACGCTGCTGGTGATTTGCCTGAACATCCGTCAGGATGTGGAACGCCGGGAGACGCAAATCGCAGAGCTGCGCCGCCAATTGTCTGATCGCGACAGGCTGGTGGCGCAGGCGAAGGATTATTACGACTTCCTCCGGCAGCCCGCAACGATCAGCGTGAAGTTTGGCGACGGGCAGCCCGCGCCGCCTCGCGGCCATGTGTTTGTCAATCGCGATCGGGGCGTACTGTTGTTTGCCAGCAATCTGCCTGCGATGCCGGCGGGGCAGGTGTTTGAGATGTGGCTGGTGCCCAAACAGGGTGCGCCCATTCCCGCGGGCGTCTTCCGGGGAGAAAACGGAGATGGTGTGCACTTGCGTCCGGGAGCTTTAGACCCGGCAAGCATCGCCGCCATTGCCGTCACACTGGAGCCGGAGAGCGGCTCGGCGACCCCGACGATGCCGATCCTGTTGGCTGCTCCCCTTCAGGCGGAGTAA
- a CDS encoding GNAT family N-acetyltransferase → MIQIRQLSAQDRGQIPRLAEILIDCVDGGASVSFLAPLSQEKALRFFDQVFHEIETGVRLLLVASTDGILVGTVQAVVGLAENQPHRAEISKLLVHRKARGQGVASALMEAIERAAAQAGKTLLVLDTAVGGGAESLYDRLGYTRTGMIPGFALMPDGTPCGTAIYWKAIAYSA, encoded by the coding sequence ATGATTCAGATTCGCCAGCTCTCGGCCCAGGATCGGGGACAGATTCCTCGTCTCGCCGAGATCCTCATCGATTGTGTCGACGGGGGCGCGAGTGTGAGTTTCCTGGCGCCTCTCTCGCAGGAAAAGGCGCTTCGCTTCTTCGACCAGGTGTTTCACGAGATCGAAACCGGTGTACGGCTCCTGCTCGTGGCGAGCACAGACGGCATCCTCGTGGGAACCGTGCAGGCAGTGGTGGGTTTGGCTGAAAATCAGCCGCACCGCGCTGAAATCTCAAAGCTCCTCGTCCATCGGAAGGCTCGTGGCCAGGGCGTCGCGTCCGCATTGATGGAAGCCATTGAAAGAGCAGCCGCCCAAGCGGGCAAGACACTCCTCGTGCTGGACACAGCCGTCGGTGGTGGTGCGGAATCGCTCTACGACCGTTTAGGCTACACCCGGACGGGCATGATCCCTGGCTTTGCACTCATGCCGGATGGAACGCCATGTGGAACGGCAATCTACTGGAAGGCGATCGCTTACTCCGCCTGA